A stretch of Lathyrus oleraceus cultivar Zhongwan6 chromosome 6, CAAS_Psat_ZW6_1.0, whole genome shotgun sequence DNA encodes these proteins:
- the LOC127094359 gene encoding vegetative cell wall protein gp1-like has translation MASNSLPPQPIFTTSDVSPSISRPTPVLKIARTFIPPSIPAQTHRSTSSSSSTSSSEPETPPYISVSSDPEASDPESPTIATLYAHRLASQQQTQTLSEATSPPPQQTTTIPSKVQPSEPQPSAPHTSGIIPPNIPSPPEPESEPLDLNPLYASPQETEPEPEPETEPQPETESEPPILNLSPSNSPPHTSEPELEPKLSPPALREAIMMIAEASVQKAGKPIAVGVAVADTEAADTVADAEHCL, from the exons ATGGCTTCTAACTCTCTCCCTCCACAACCAATTTTTACTACCTCTGATGTTTCACCATCAATCTCCCgacctacaccagttctaaaaATAGCCAGAACTTTCATACCCCCCTCTATACCTGCACAAACTCACCGAAGCACTTCATCCTCTTCATCTACTTCATCCTCTGAACCAGAAACACCCCCTTACATCTCTGTGTCTTCTGACCCAGAAGCTTCTGACCCTGAATCCCCCACCATAGCCACTCTTTACGCTCACAGACTTGCTTCccaacaacaaacacaaacactATCTGAAGCAACATCACCgccaccacaacaaacaaccaccataccctCTAAAGTTCAACCTTCAGAACCTCAACCCTCTGCACCTCACACCTCTGGTATCATTCCCCCAAACATCCCTTCTCCACCAGAACCAGAATCTGAACCCTTAGACCTAAACCCACTATACGCTTCACCTCAAGAAActgaacctgaaccagaaccagaaactgaacctcaaccAGAAACAGAATCAGAACCTCCCATCTTAAATCTCAGCCCTtcaaactctccacctcatacctctgaacctgaacTAGAACCTAAACTTTCCCCACCTGCCCTGAGGGAAGCCATTAtgatgattgcagaggcttcagttCAGAAG gctggtaagcctaTTGCTGTGGgtgttgctgttgctgatactgaggctgcTGATACTGTTGCTGatgctgagcattgtctttaa